From a single Cyclobacterium marinum DSM 745 genomic region:
- a CDS encoding serine hydrolase: MKQYIILLVMLLSSFVAFPFQENSDNNELPSEVVKSIENRIEEGLTPSIALAIIDSTGIQYFNFGLTATKGKKVNENTIYEIGSISKAFTGILLAQQVLDEELQLEDKINDFLPHNIKIPTKGLKEITFGNLSDHTSGLPRMPDNFKPANPYNPYADYTVEQMYDFISNYKPIRAVGATYEYSNLAQGLLGHLLALNKNSNYEDLVIQTIAAPLGMMDTKITFTKKMLENLALGHAGGKQVENWDIPTLAGAGAIRSSTSDMSKFIAANLGYVKSPIAEAMELSHKVRHHKAGEMSVALGWHIKNGELGDVIWHNGGTGGYRAFSGFVKETGKGVVLLSNSTADIDDIGFHLLDPGTELIAFPSKKDAVEIPESTLERYVGLYELQPKFTITITKEGNQLFGQATGQDRFKIYPENDTTFYLTVVKAKITFQLKNDTVESLTLFQGGQEIKGKKIK; the protein is encoded by the coding sequence ATGAAACAGTACATTATCCTTCTGGTTATGCTTTTGAGCTCTTTTGTCGCCTTTCCATTCCAAGAAAATTCGGATAATAATGAGCTCCCCTCAGAAGTTGTTAAAAGCATAGAAAACCGAATCGAAGAAGGCCTTACCCCTAGTATTGCCTTGGCCATTATTGATTCTACAGGCATTCAATATTTTAATTTTGGACTAACTGCCACAAAAGGCAAGAAAGTAAATGAAAACACTATTTACGAAATAGGCTCAATATCAAAGGCCTTTACCGGTATACTACTTGCGCAACAGGTTTTAGATGAAGAACTCCAACTGGAAGATAAAATAAACGACTTCCTACCCCACAACATTAAAATCCCAACAAAAGGCCTAAAAGAAATTACCTTTGGCAACCTTTCAGACCATACCTCAGGCCTTCCCAGAATGCCCGACAACTTTAAGCCTGCCAATCCTTACAATCCATATGCAGACTATACCGTTGAGCAGATGTATGATTTTATTTCCAATTATAAACCCATACGAGCGGTAGGAGCTACTTATGAATATTCAAACCTTGCGCAGGGCTTATTGGGCCATTTGCTCGCCTTAAACAAAAACAGTAATTATGAAGATTTAGTGATCCAAACGATTGCGGCCCCATTAGGAATGATGGATACCAAAATCACATTCACTAAAAAAATGCTGGAAAATTTGGCTTTAGGTCATGCAGGTGGTAAGCAAGTTGAAAATTGGGACATCCCAACACTTGCCGGTGCCGGCGCAATTAGAAGTTCAACTTCTGATATGTCTAAATTTATTGCAGCCAACTTAGGATATGTAAAAAGTCCAATAGCCGAAGCAATGGAGCTATCCCATAAAGTGAGACACCATAAAGCCGGTGAAATGTCAGTAGCATTGGGTTGGCATATCAAGAATGGTGAACTTGGTGATGTCATCTGGCATAACGGGGGAACAGGTGGCTATAGGGCTTTTTCGGGATTTGTCAAGGAAACAGGAAAAGGGGTGGTTCTCCTTTCAAATTCAACAGCAGATATCGATGATATTGGCTTTCATTTACTAGATCCCGGAACTGAATTAATTGCTTTCCCCTCTAAAAAGGATGCCGTTGAAATACCTGAATCAACGCTGGAACGATATGTAGGTTTGTATGAACTACAACCCAAATTCACAATAACAATTACAAAAGAAGGCAATCAGTTATTTGGGCAAGCCACAGGGCAGGATAGGTTTAAAATTTATCCTGAAAATGATACTACTTTTTATTTAACAGTTGTTAAAGCAAAAATTACATTTCAACTAAAAAATGATACTGTTGAAAGTCTAACGCTTTTTCAAGGAGGGCAAGAAATAAAAGGAAAGAAAATTAAATAG
- a CDS encoding type II toxin-antitoxin system RelE/ParE family toxin, which translates to MIRTEKTAEFDKWIRKLKDIRAKAKILFRIQKLETDEHFGDCKPVGDGISEMRINYAKGYRLYFKEKEDKIIILLIGGEKSSQQKDIKKAQEIWNKLKNE; encoded by the coding sequence ATGATCAGAACAGAAAAAACAGCTGAATTCGATAAATGGATTAGAAAGCTCAAGGATATTCGAGCTAAAGCAAAAATTCTATTCAGGATTCAGAAGTTGGAGACTGATGAACATTTTGGAGACTGTAAACCTGTAGGCGATGGCATTAGCGAAATGCGGATAAATTATGCGAAAGGTTATAGACTCTATTTTAAAGAGAAGGAAGACAAGATTATCATACTATTAATCGGTGGTGAGAAATCAAGTCAACAGAAGGACATTAAGAAGGCACAAGAAATCTGGAATAAACTAAAGAATGAGTAA